GCAGCTTTTCCTATTCCATAAATCAGCATAGCAAAACACACTGCAATGAAAGTGATGAGTGAAGTATCAAATTTGAATATTCCACCACTTACAAAGTCTAAAGTATGAAATTCATTATATAAAAGGCCTATTGCAGGAAAAAATAATACTAAAGAAGAGAAAAATAGCACGCCAAAGTAATAGCGCCCTGCAATCATTGATTCATTTGTTGAGTTGTAAGTAACCAGAGGGTATGTACTAATAGTTAGAAGCTCATAAAAAACAAATGTAGTGAGCAAATCTCCAGAAAAAGCAATAAACATTGCACAGCTAATCGATATTGAAAAAAAGCATAGAAAACTTGAGTGATTGCTATCAGCATAGTTATTCTGCATATAACATATTGCGTATATACTGGTTAGTATCCATAAAAACGATATTAATAAACTGAATATTACTCCGGTAGACTCTAGCTTTAAACTAATGTGCAAATTATTACCAAAATCCATGAGAATAAATTGAGAATGATCACCATATACCCAATATAAAGTGCACAGACACGTATACGTAAACAGAAGTACAGAAGAAGTGACAGTAATACTATTGTTCACTCTGGACCATTTACCAGTAAAAAAGGTAACAAAAGCACTTAAAAGCGGAATCAACGCAGTAATTAATAAATAATTCTCGGTAATTGAAAATGGTAAGGAAAGATACATTAAGATATAGTCCATTAAATTTTCTGCTTAGGTAAAGCTAGAATTATACTCAAATCATAGAAAAACTGCTATGTTTTTTTGGTAAACTAGTTGTTTGTGTATGCTATAGCTATACCGCCGCGGTATCTCTAGATCCCGCTAACTAGTAGCGGGATGACGAATTTGTCGTTACGTCATACCGCGATTCATTCGCGGTATCTCATCCGCTAACTAGTAGCGGGATGACGAATTTGTTGTTTTTCAAATTGTAGGTAAACATACTGTAATTGTATTGAACAATTTAAGTTGTCATTCCAGCGCGTGACGCTGGAATGGCTTTGTTGCATCGCTAGCTATGATGGATTAAAGATAAAAAAGATGGAGAATATCAGTAGCTTATTATTCTGGTATTTATAACAAGAACGGTCAGTGAATACCTAAATTTGAGTAAAAGAAATTTCACTACCACTCACTAATCCGGCTAAAATTCAAGAATTTCAATGCTTTAGCTATTTTCAATAGAATTAAGTTTATTAATATAAATAATAAATTACTATTCTTAAATTTGATCAGATTGATTGCAAAAAAACAAGATTTTCAATAGGTTGCTTATAATCCTAGCTATAGTTAGCCTTTCATAAGTAGCGATGCAACAAAGCCATCCTATGGTCAAGCCATAGGATGACAAAAGAGTAAACTTTATCTGTGTGAGCTATAGACGCAAATTATAACAAATGCAGTAGCGTAATCTCCATCGTCACTCAGAGAAAGATGAATCTTGTAGTCCTTTGAGATGAAATCCTTTCTGACAGCAATATATGGTTTTCCTCTTACATCGCTGTATATTTCTATATCTTTCATTATAATGCCCTGGCTAAATCCAGTACCTCGTGCTTTAACAAAAGCTTCTTTTGCTGCAAAGCGTTTGGCAAAATACCTTGCTCGCATTTCTTGACTATTATACTTTCTACTTAGCTCTATTTCTTTTTCAGTGTAGATTCTATTGAGAAATTTTTCCCCGTATTTTTGTAATATTCTCAATACTCTTGGTATATATACTATGTCAGTGCCGATACCGCGTATCATTTTGTGCTAAAGCGATTTATTGCTTCCTCAATCTGCATTTCTTTTACCTCTCCAGTTGCTCTATTTTTTACTTCAACTATATTTTCATCTATTGCCTTTTTTCCAACAATTATTTGCCACGGCAAGCCTATCAGATCCATTCTAGAAAATTTTACTCCTATACTTCTTTCCGTATCATCGTAAAGCACTTCATCACTTTTCAAAGCTTTGTATATTTTATCTGCAGCCTCCGTTACTTTCGTTTGTAAATTGATTAAACCAATTCTGAAAGGAGCCACCGATTCTGGCCAGATAATTCCTTTATCATCATGAAAAGCTTCTATTATTGCACCAACAAGTCTTGAAACCCCAATGCCATACGAACCCATATGTATATTGACATTTTTTCCATCTTGAGAAGTAACACTTGCTTTCATAGGCTTTGAATATTTGTCGCCAAAATAAAAAATATGCCCTATTTCAATACCTTTACTAACATTTAACTGCTCTTGTGATATAGGGCAAGTCTCAGGATCATGCATATCATCTGCAACTGCGTATATACTCTTTAAACTTTCAATATCTTCACTTTCTAGTAGTTCAGAAAATTTATTGTCATAATATAAAGTGCTCTCACCAGTGTTTGCCAATATATGAAACTCGTGGCTCAAATTTCCTCCAATTGGCCCAGTGTCCGCTCTCACTCCAATTGGAGTAAGTCCCATGCGTTTGAAGATTTTTATGTAAGTTTTGTACATCAAATTATATGAATTCAGTGCACCTTCGTAATCTACATCAAAACTGTATGCATCCTTCATCAGAAATTCCCTACCCCTCATAACACCATAACGTGGTCTTACCTCATCACGGAATTTCCACTGGATATGATACAAACAAAGTGGCAAATCTTTGTAACTTTTTACCACATCTCTAATTAGATCAGTTGCTACCTCCTCATGCGTTGGACCGAAAAGCATATCTTCCTCATGCCTATCCCTTATACGTAGCATTTCCTTACCGTAATCATCGTAACGTCCCGATTCTCGCCAAAGATTTGCTGGTTGCACACAAGGCATTAATGCTTCAATTGCACCAGATTTATCCATTTCATCTCTGATAATATCTTCAATATTCTTAAGCACGCGCAGACCAAGCGGCAACCACGTATAGATGCCAGATGCTATCTGCTTTATTAAACCTGCACGTAAAGAATATTGATGGGAGATAATTTTAGCATGGGTAGGCTTTTCCTTTAGAGTTGGTAGGTAATATTTGGATAAACGCATATAATAGACCTGATTGTATTAAGTAATCTTAATACAATCAGACCTGTAGGTAAACTTATTTTGAAAAAGAAGGGAAGTGTGTGGTACTTCCCTTGATAATTTTATAGCTACCGTGGTCTTGGTACAACATTTTCATCCCGCTAACAAGTAGCGGGATGACGATTGTCAGGGTGTCATCCCAGCGCCCCTATGATGTCATCCGAGTAGCTGACACTGGGATGGCTTTGTTGCATCGCTCAAGTGAAAAGAACTGGCAGTTACTGACAAAATTCATTATAAATAGCCATTTAACTGTTGAAGAAAAAATATGCCACAAAAAATGAGAGTCAGTAACTGCCATGAATATAACAAATTTCTCCAAGAAAGAGGAAGCATTTTTTGTTATATCAATGACGCCATAGAAAATTGGTACGAGAATTGTCCAAAAATGCAGGGCGGCAACTATATTTATAGTGATAAAGTTGTGATTTTGGTGCATATAATCGTCAGTTTCTTTAGAATTGGTTTAAGACAAACAGTCGGGTTTATAAAAGGGTATTTGCAACAAATAGGAAGAGATTTGGCAGTTATCAGCTATTCACAAGCATCAAGAAGGTTTAAGAAACTTAATATTAAGATAAATGATTGCAGAATTGATAAAAATAATATGGAAGATATCGAAATTGCTATGGACAGTACAGGAATTAGTATATACAACAACACTCCTGGTCACAGCAAGGAAAATAGCACTGACAGAAAATATCGTGGCTATGAGCAAACGAGAAAATTGCACGTAATGTTGAATATAAACAACAAAAAAGCCATAGCTGTAAAATACAGTAACGGTGTCTACTCTGATCACTATGGAGCTTGTGATTTGCTAAAAGAAGTTGATTTTCAGCATGCCATAAAAGCACTATATGCAGATAGAGCATGTGATAGGCACAAGTTTTATAAGTTGTGTAACGAATATGATATAAAGACAAAAATTCCACCAATAAACAATGCGGCAGAACATCCAGAAATAGATTATATGTCTGACAGGAATGCTGCTATTAGGTTAATAAAACTATACGGTGAAGATGGCATGAAAGAATGGAAAAAAGAAGTAAATTATGGGAAAAGATCTTATATTGAAGGGTTTTTCTCAAGATTAAAGCAAATATTCGGATTTAGTTTTAGGAATAAATCTGAGATAAATCGAGAAAAAGAACTGCTAATCAAATGCTATTTGCTTAATAAATTCACTGATATTGGTATGGCTAAATTTGAGATAGTTACATGAATTTACCATAAATCACCATCTCATAAAGTGTGATGCAACAAAGCCATCCCAGTGTCTGGGCACTGGGATGACAAAAAAGGGGCTACTCGGATGACAAAGAAATAGGCACTGGGATGACAAAAAAGGGGCTACTCGGATGACAAAGAAATAGGCACTGGGATGACGAGAAAGGAGTACTGGAATGACACCTACGCACGCTCACTTTGTCATTCCAGCGTGTGACCAGAAAAAACATAGACCCCAAGTGTCAGCTACTTGAACAACATCACTTTGCTTAAAAATTGCAACGTTTGTACACGGTATGACGTTAGCTATTGTGCTACACCTTTCCCCTTTCCCCTGAAACTAAAATCTATATACTTAACTTTAGAAACTTCAAAATACGATGCGATCTAATATTAGAGAGTTATTTTGCTATATAAAGCCTAATCTATCTTATTTCATCATAGCTTTTATTGCAGTTTTATTTTCAGCCTTAACGATCCTCCTCTTTGGCAGAGGCTTAAGCAACATAATTGATTCTGGCACAGAGCACGATTTTACTACCAAACTATTAGTTGCAATACTTATAGTTTTAGCCATTTCTCTCACTGCATTTACTCGGTTATATTTCATTGGCATTGGCAGCGAGAAAGTTATCGCAAGAATCAGATATGACTTATATAGCAGTATCACTGACTTGCAACCAAGTTTCTTTGAGAACACAGGCGTACAAGATGTTATCTCAGCACTCATTACTGATACCTCTGCGCTGCAATCAATAATAAATAGCAGCCTACTCACCATATTGCGAAATTTTGTAATATTAATTGGCAGTGTTGCCATGTTATTATATACAAATCTGCACCTAACTGCGTATGCAGCCGCAATAGTACCTATACTACTCATTATTATGACCTCATTTGGAAAAAAAGTGCGTAGCTATGCACGCTTTGCCCAGGATAAATTAAGTGAGCTTGCATCACTTAGTGAGGAAAATTTTCGATCTATAGTGACTATCAAATCGTTTGTACTCGAAGAAAATGAAAAAACCCGTTTTAAGGAGTATTTAAACTCAGTATCAAAATCATACGTAAAATTAGTACTCTTGCGTGCTATTTTAGTAACTCTAGTTATCACGTGTGTGATAGGTTCACTAGTTGTTTTGCTCTTTTTTGGTATTAAAGAAGTCTTAAGCAATAATATAACTATTGGAGAACTCTCCTCATTTGTGTTTTATTCAGCGCTTGCGGCAGGAGCTATAAATAATTTGAGCGATAATATCAGTGATTTACAACGAGGTCTTGGAATAGTAGAGCGTTTATTTGAATTTAAAAATATGAAAAGCTCTATAGCAGATGCCAATGATCCTATAAAAATTTGTAGTGTTCAAAAAGGAATTTCGTTTAATGGCGTGACATTTTTTTATGAATCTCAGTCTGATAAGCCAGCGTTAAATAACATATCATTTTCTATAAAGGCAGGTCAAGTAGTATCAATTGTTGGACCATCTGGCAGTGGTAAAAGCACCATTTTAAAACTTCTGCTCCGTTTTCATGATCCAAGCAGAGGCAGCATTACTATCGATGGGCACAATATTAAGTCAATTGCGTTAAATGACCTCAGATTGTTGTTTGGCTTAGTGCCACAAGATAACATAATATTCTCTTGCTCAATAATGGAAAATATACTATATGGCAAACCTGGTGCTGAATATGAAGAAGTGAAGCAAGCAGCTATCAGCGCTTATGCGATGGAATTTATTGATAAGCTGCCTGATAAATTTGATACATTTGTAGGAAAAAGAGGATTAAAACTTTCTGAAGGACAAAAACAACGTATTATAATAGCAAGAGCCATACTCAAAAACCCTCAGGTTTTAATACTGGATGAAGCAACCTCTGCCCTTGATTATAAAAGTGAGAACCTCGTGCAAAAAGCATTAAGCAAGTTAATGCAAAACAGAACAACGATCGTAATTACACACAGACTATCAACTGCACTTAAAACTGACAAGATTATAGTAATTAATCACGGAAAAGTAGAAGAAGTAGGGACTCATGACTCCCTAATAAGTAAAGACGGGTTGTATGCAAAACTGGCGAAGATACAGTGGAATTGAAAGAAAATTTACATCATATCGTTAGTTGATATGCTAGATTTATAATTAAAGTTATTAAATTTTTAATCATTTTAATTTATAATAATCTTATAGTATTTTTTTAAGGATCATTATGACTTATCATTACAGTAATTTACCAAAACTACCATTTACGGGTTATAATTTGCCAGCTTTACCAGCACCAGTATCGAACTGTGCACAAGCTTGTGCACCTGCATACGCACCTTGTGCTACTAATTCGTGCCACAATCATTTTAACTCATATCATAACTATTATGACACATGTTATAATCCTTGTGATGAATTTGGGTTTCTTTATTAGAAGATTGTTTTTAAACAACTCATAAACGCACGTCTAGCTATACGTGCTTCCAAGAGCACATGGTTTCCCATGTGCTTCACATTTTGCTTGAAAATATAATAAA
This genomic interval from Wolbachia endosymbiont (group A) of Rhinocyllus conicus contains the following:
- a CDS encoding holo-[acyl-carrier-protein] synthase; amino-acid sequence: MIRGIGTDIVYIPRVLRILQKYGEKFLNRIYTEKEIELSRKYNSQEMRARYFAKRFAAKEAFVKARGTGFSQGIIMKDIEIYSDVRGKPYIAVRKDFISKDYKIHLSLSDDGDYATAFVIICVYSSHR
- the proS gene encoding proline--tRNA ligase, giving the protein MRLSKYYLPTLKEKPTHAKIISHQYSLRAGLIKQIASGIYTWLPLGLRVLKNIEDIIRDEMDKSGAIEALMPCVQPANLWRESGRYDDYGKEMLRIRDRHEEDMLFGPTHEEVATDLIRDVVKSYKDLPLCLYHIQWKFRDEVRPRYGVMRGREFLMKDAYSFDVDYEGALNSYNLMYKTYIKIFKRMGLTPIGVRADTGPIGGNLSHEFHILANTGESTLYYDNKFSELLESEDIESLKSIYAVADDMHDPETCPISQEQLNVSKGIEIGHIFYFGDKYSKPMKASVTSQDGKNVNIHMGSYGIGVSRLVGAIIEAFHDDKGIIWPESVAPFRIGLINLQTKVTEAADKIYKALKSDEVLYDDTERSIGVKFSRMDLIGLPWQIIVGKKAIDENIVEVKNRATGEVKEMQIEEAINRFSTK
- a CDS encoding ABC transporter ATP-binding protein, with product MRSNIRELFCYIKPNLSYFIIAFIAVLFSALTILLFGRGLSNIIDSGTEHDFTTKLLVAILIVLAISLTAFTRLYFIGIGSEKVIARIRYDLYSSITDLQPSFFENTGVQDVISALITDTSALQSIINSSLLTILRNFVILIGSVAMLLYTNLHLTAYAAAIVPILLIIMTSFGKKVRSYARFAQDKLSELASLSEENFRSIVTIKSFVLEENEKTRFKEYLNSVSKSYVKLVLLRAILVTLVITCVIGSLVVLLFFGIKEVLSNNITIGELSSFVFYSALAAGAINNLSDNISDLQRGLGIVERLFEFKNMKSSIADANDPIKICSVQKGISFNGVTFFYESQSDKPALNNISFSIKAGQVVSIVGPSGSGKSTILKLLLRFHDPSRGSITIDGHNIKSIALNDLRLLFGLVPQDNIIFSCSIMENILYGKPGAEYEEVKQAAISAYAMEFIDKLPDKFDTFVGKRGLKLSEGQKQRIIIARAILKNPQVLILDEATSALDYKSENLVQKALSKLMQNRTTIVITHRLSTALKTDKIIVINHGKVEEVGTHDSLISKDGLYAKLAKIQWN
- a CDS encoding IS5 family transposase, coding for MPQKMRVSNCHEYNKFLQERGSIFCYINDAIENWYENCPKMQGGNYIYSDKVVILVHIIVSFFRIGLRQTVGFIKGYLQQIGRDLAVISYSQASRRFKKLNIKINDCRIDKNNMEDIEIAMDSTGISIYNNTPGHSKENSTDRKYRGYEQTRKLHVMLNINNKKAIAVKYSNGVYSDHYGACDLLKEVDFQHAIKALYADRACDRHKFYKLCNEYDIKTKIPPINNAAEHPEIDYMSDRNAAIRLIKLYGEDGMKEWKKEVNYGKRSYIEGFFSRLKQIFGFSFRNKSEINREKELLIKCYLLNKFTDIGMAKFEIVT